The genomic segment GTTCTGCGACCTCGAGACGGCGACGATCAAGTCGTACAACTTCCCGTTCTACTGGATCGCCGACGCCATCGGCCGGGACAAGGTCATCGCGGCCGCCCGGGACGCCGGTGTCCGCCACATGTTCACCGACGACGGCAAGATGGTCGACCTGAAGAAGACCGACAAGTCGACGTGGGAGAAGACGGGCTACTTCGACAACGAGGTCGCCTTCGGTCAGTACCGTGTCGTCCCGCTCGAGCACGCCGAGGGCGTCGCCACGATCGTCGGCAACGGGGTGCACCACGACGCGCACTTCATCAAGTCGGTGACGAGGGTCGACCCCGAAACCGGCAAGAAGACGGTCGTCGGCAGCGAGAAGACCGAGGGCAAAGAGGTCTTCGATCCCGACCAGATGTCGAACCTGCAGTCGGTGCTGAAGGAGATCGTCCGGGTCGACGACCGTGACCTGCGCGGCGGCCAGCAGAGCATCGCCAAGTCCGGCACCTGGGAGTTCAAGGAAGGCAGCGGCGACACCTGGTTCGTCGGGGGCATGCCGCAGCTAGCCGCGACCGTCTGGGTCGGCGGGGCCAAGGACAAGGTCGAGCTCAAGGAGTCCAACGGCCGCGACATGTTCGGCGCCGGCACCCCGTCCAAGATCTGGAAGAAGTTCCTGGACGCCGTGATCAAGGCGAAGGACCTGCAGAACGAAGACTTCCCGAAGCGCGTCGAAACCGGCAACCCGGACAGCCCCTTCGCCAACGGCCAGGAACCGCCGCCGCCGCCCGCCCGCGACGACAACGACGACAACGAGGGCGGGGACTGCGTGCTCGGCGTGATCGGCCCCGACTGCAACCAGAACAACAACGGTGGCAACAACGGCGGCGAGAACAACGGCGGCGGAGACAACAACGGCGGGGACAACAACGGCGGAAACGACGGCGGCGGGGACGACGGAGGTGGTGACGACGGGGGCGGTGCACCCGAGAACACCCCCGAGACGCAGCTGCCGACCATCAACCCGACAATCCAGCCACAGAACTAGCGCTCGGTTCGTCCCATGCTTCCGGACATCCCCGCAGGGCGTTGAAGGAAGCATGGGACGAAGTACGGCATGATGCCATGTCATGAGCACGCAACCGTCCGAGGACATCGACCGCCCTGACAAGCCGAGCGCGCCGGCGACGTCGGACGGCTTCGTGCGCGGCATCTCCCAGGCCATCGGCGGGCCGCTCGGCTCACACGCCGTCAAGCCCGAAGCCCGGCGCGGCCGGTTCTGGACGGCGACGCGCATCATCCTCGCGCTGACGTGCCTGACACTCGCGTTCTCCTGGGTGCAGAAATCGCCGTGCCAGAGCGGCGACTGGCAGCAGAACGTGCAGTACACGCGGTTCTGCTACACCGATGTGCTGGCGCTCTACTACGCCGAGCACCTCAACGAGGGCGCGGTGCCGTACAAGGACTGGCCCGTCGAATACCCGGTGGTAACCGGCTACTTCATGGGTGCGCTGGGGCTGCCGGTGCACGCCTACGGGCAGGACCACCCCGAGATCAACCAGGGCACGTGGTTCTACAACGCCAACGCGATCATCCTGTCGGCGCTGGCCGTGGCGACCGCGGCGATCCTCCTGGCCCTGCGACGCCGCCGGCCCTGGGACGCGGCGATCTTCGCGGTGTCGCCGATCATCTTCTTCACGGCCACGGTCAACTGGGACTTCCTGGCCATCGGACTGGCCGCGGTCGGGCTCTGGCTGTGGGCCAAGAAGCATCCGGCCTGGGCGGGAGTCTTCCTCGGGCTGGGCGGCGCGGCCAAACTGTGGCCGCTGTTCATCCTCGGGCCGTTGCTCGTGCTGGCCCTCAGATCGAAAGCGCTGCGCTCGTGGACGGCGGCGCTGGCCACCGCGGCCGTGGCCTGGGCTGCGGTCAACTTCCCGGTCTTCTACCTCTACCACGAGAGCTGGCTGAAGTTCTTCCGCCTCAACAGCGAACGGCCGATCGACTGGGGCACGCTCTGGTACGTCGGGCGCTACCTCGACGGCAAATGGAACTCGGGCGCCGCGGGTGATCAAGGACCGTTCCAGTGGCTGAGCGACCACGTCCCCCAGCTCAACCTCCTCTCGTACGCCCTCTTCGGGCTGGCCTGTGCCGGCATCGGTCTGCTGGCCTGGCTCGCGCCGCGCCGGCCGCGGGTCGCCCAGCTGTCGTTCCTCGTGGTGGCCGCGTTCCTGATCACGAGCAAGGTCTGGTCCCAGCAGTACGTGCTGTGGCTCCTCCCCCTGATCGTGCTGGCCCGTCCCCGCTGGGGGGCGATCATCGCCTGGACCGTGGCCGAGTTCGGCTACTTCACCGCGTTCTACGCCGAGCTCATGGGCGCCGGGGGCAAACCGGTCATCCCCG from the Paractinoplanes abujensis genome contains:
- a CDS encoding glycosyltransferase family 87 protein encodes the protein MSTQPSEDIDRPDKPSAPATSDGFVRGISQAIGGPLGSHAVKPEARRGRFWTATRIILALTCLTLAFSWVQKSPCQSGDWQQNVQYTRFCYTDVLALYYAEHLNEGAVPYKDWPVEYPVVTGYFMGALGLPVHAYGQDHPEINQGTWFYNANAIILSALAVATAAILLALRRRRPWDAAIFAVSPIIFFTATVNWDFLAIGLAAVGLWLWAKKHPAWAGVFLGLGGAAKLWPLFILGPLLVLALRSKALRSWTAALATAAVAWAAVNFPVFYLYHESWLKFFRLNSERPIDWGTLWYVGRYLDGKWNSGAAGDQGPFQWLSDHVPQLNLLSYALFGLACAGIGLLAWLAPRRPRVAQLSFLVVAAFLITSKVWSQQYVLWLLPLIVLARPRWGAIIAWTVAEFGYFTAFYAELMGAGGKPVIPEGTFVLASSLRLITVAVLCGLVIREIWRPELDAVRQSYDDDPDGGPLNRPDAPWIGTLRRRFRLDRSPAVAPAEPPSPPVAAKV